The genomic stretch GCCTTCTCAGGCAACGATTTAATAACCCTATTGTCAATATTGTCCATGCCAGGAGACTTATTTAACTCTAGCATATCTATCTCTAGCATAGTCTCGCTAACACTTATCGGACGAAATGGCAGAACGGACATACTATCTGTATTCTCTTCGAATTGCTCCAGCTTTTTTCGCTTTAGCTCTAATAGCTCATCTGCAATCAGGTTACGCACAACCTGTGTATTTGTCAGATTTGGTGTGAAGCGTTTCTCCAAATGACATGCAAACGCTTCAGCCTTCTCCTCATTACTTCGTGTCCACGTTATATTGCCGTTTCTCCTACAACTACTGCCACTAGCTATCTCTAACTTTAGCGGCCAATTTGGTTGCGGCTgccttttcaaattatttgttagcctccataatttttgcattttatagcgATCCTGAACATCAATCTGCTTCAATAACTCATTCATAGTATTCACTTTTGACAGACATAGCTCTTTCTTTAGCCGATTTTGTACTTGTCTATACATTTTTCTTGCATTCGGACAACGCAAAAGCATTAATTGCCTTTTATATACCTGCTTCATCTTTATCAGCCCTCGTAAGTGCCCATTAAGCCTATATTGTCCGCTATTCGTTCGTCGGTACAGTTTATCCTGCCCATGCCGTTGTTCTCGTATTgagtctgctgctgcctcatatatattcttatttaagATGTCAACAGCGTCCTCTATATCGGCGCCTGATCTTATCTCAATGTTTAGCAATATGCGTCGATTTAAGTACTCTTGGAACTTTTTTATGTTCGCATTCACTGGCAGCAATATTTTACGATTTCCTTTCATCATATTAGCAACATTTAGCCCTTCTATGCCCATTTCAATATGAACAGGCAAGTGGTCCGAATCTAAGTCTGTCGTCGTATACGTTCTTAGTCGCGCATTTTGTAGTCCGCCATATACGGCAAAGTCAATTGCCGACGGCATTTTCCGCCTGTCATATGGATAGTGAGTGGCACCGCCGGTAGCTAGGATATTATAGCGCCTATTCTTGTGTACGCTATCCATTAGCGCCTTCCCGCGTTTGCATCCTCGTATATTGCCCCACCAGGTATGCTTAGCGTTCCAATCCCCACATAGCATAAAGCCAGATGAGCCATTGCATCCATCGTCTATGTGTTTGAATAGCCTGCTAAATTGCTCTGAAGACCATTTAGGCTGTGGTGGGCAGTATATAGCTGcaattattattctatttttattccTCTCGCTACTCATCAAGGCAATTGGAGCACACTGCATAAAATTTTCCGATATTGGCTGCAAAGCGATAtgcttaatatcatttttaacTAAGATTGCTACACCTCCACTTTTGTAGTTATCTGGATGGGTAGCAAAGTATGTGAGGTACCCATTAATCTTCAAAACATTCGAgctaataattgtatttgcGCTAGTATTAATACGAGTCTCTATTATCATcattatatcaattttgtgGCGTTGGATAAACAGTTCTAATTCTAGTAACTTATTCCCCACCCCTGCAGCATTCCAGTAGGCAATCCTAAAGGGGCTGCCTACCTGATTGCCGCTATATGCATCTAAGTTGCTATTAGTGGTAGAAgttgtattcaaattattaGGGCTACTATTCagattattcattattattcgtGTCATTGGCTTCATACATAGTGTGGCTGCCTGCCATTTGACAATCGCTATCAATAGGTCTATTTTCTACAATGGTACTATTCTGTATAGGCATGGGCATATGTAATGGTTGGGCATTTTTAAACGTATTGgcgacaaatttaaataatacatttagtAAATTATCAATCTTTTTACCCATCTCCTCGACGATATTGGCGTTCCGCTCCAACGCTCTCATAAGCGGACAATCAATCTGCGGAgtttggtgttgctgctgttgttgtgattgctcGTTGTGTGTTGGCACCTGTACAATTCGCgtgggctgttgttgttgttgttgggtttgtTGACTTGGGAAGCGCTGCTGTTGGTTTTGGatacgctgctgctggttttggttgcgctgctgctgctgaggatGGCGCTGCTCTTGATGGCGCTGCTGGATTTGGCGATAgtgttcctgttgctgccacggatgttgttgttgctgccgtttttgctgctgctccatacGAAGCTGCTCCTGTAGCTTTTCAAGATGCCTTGATGCAGGATTACGGATTTTAACACCACCAACACCACGGGCTACTTGGCTGTATGTCATACTTTTTGTGTTTGGATTTGTATTCGGGTTTGATCTCTGCTGAGACGCCTGCTGCCGTATTGGAGACTCCGGCtgacgttgctgctgctttggagGCTTTTGTTGCACCGTACCGTTGACTTGCATATTGTTCGgcagccgttgctgttgtacgTTTCGTTGTCGCTGTGTGTTATCATCGttgcattgctgttgttgctgatttactacttgttgccgttgttgttgttgctgttgctgctgctgctgtacgAGCATATTGACTGTatttcgttgctgctgctgttgctgctttttttgttgccggcCACGAATacgatttatgtttattaaactttGCGCATGTTTGAATACAGCGCATCCTTTGTAACTGGCAATGTGCCCCTCTCCACAGTTGGCGCATTTAGCAATTGTGTCCCTATCCTTGGCACACATTGTTGTTGGGTGCTCACCGGCACATTTAAGGCAGACAAATGGCCGACGGCAATAGTTTTTGCTGTGACCAAATGCCTGACACCTATGACACTGTACTGGGTCAGCACTTTTATGTTGTCTTTCCACAGCGACATGCTGATTACCTAATTcgtttaatttacatatttttgtatgacTACCATCCACTCTTGGCTCAATCTCTATTTCAAATATGTTCAATGGCTTGCCACTAAATCGATGCTTCATGACGTTAACGTATCTGACAACATAACCCAATTCTCCCCAATTGGGTACGCAACCAGTCGCATGGAGTCGAactgtgcaaatgttttaatataacCCTGTAGCCACGCTCACTTCTCGgctggtgtgtgtgcataggtatattttctgtatttaATAAGCCCAATATGGCGTTATATGTGCTGAAATCTTTACATTGTACTCTAATCCCATCACCCTGGGtacattttgttgtaaatttattgACGCCCTGTgcgttatttaatttctccattAGTGGCTGAATTTCTTTTACATTGGGCACAAAAAGTGTTGGAATTTTAATACTTTGACCTAACTGCGGTTGCGCTTCCTGAACTTCACTAGCTACCTGCTTGCCGCCTATTTGCTGCTCTGTTGCTTCATCATCCGAAATAATTACCTCCGAATATCCATCACTACTGGTGTTGGCATCAATGTCCATGTTCATGTTGCCTTCCTCCCCACCGGGCATGGCATTTTTggctaaattattttttggtcttgcaatattgtataatctaacaATAGGCTGCAAGTTagattgcattgcattttgcaaattattagGGCCAAGAGAGCTAGCAGCGCGCATTACTTTACGCTGCTGCTTCATTGGCATAGTCACTCTACGCTTAGCGCCATTTATTTTTGCCGCCATTGTCACCTTAGCAGCATCACGCAAGCGACCacttgttgttcctgttgcacATTCACTTAGCGTTGGCGCCAATTTTTGCGCGTCACCTGTGTTGGTATTGGTTGCTATTGTCAGCGTAGGCGTTGACATTTGCAAAGATGGCGGAACATTGCCTTCTAGGTTAGCTATGACATTTGCGCTAGTGGTTGTTCTTGtacttgttgtagttgctgcccCTGTTGACTCAGGCAGAAATGGCGGATCATTTAGCGGCACTTCTGCCGCGAGAATTGgcgtctgttgctgttgttgcacttgctgGCAAGTAGAtcctgtagttgttgttgctgctcccaCCGCTCTTCTCTCAATTCCAACTATAGCATTTGTCCAGTTAGTGTCCTCATCGCTATCACAGAACATATGAGAAAGCGCCGTCTCAGAGAATGCTGAGGTAGCACTTTCGCAAGTTAAGATAGTCTCATCAGAAATATCACCCTGTATTTCACTTCTCTCTGTTGTGCGCTTCACATTTTCACCTGCACTTGTATTAGTGACGCCAGCGGCTGCCATATTTGCCGGCACATAACCAAGacgtttggcctcattatgcACACGATTTATATCCTCAGATTGCACCTGCACAATCCCAGGATCTCTATTTAGCCACTCCTCAGAGGGCTTTCcacttttatttgcattgtgtTCCATATTTACTAGTTGATTCGATAGCgcatttccattttatatgcgcacaatatatattttatatgccgagtatgtgtgtttgtgtgccacATAAATTGCACTTGCACTGTACGAGCGCAATgtctttatttgattttaatttctttttggtttggttttggtttaattgactttttatttatttattttatttttttttatttattttttttttgttttaaatagatGAGTGCGTCCGAGCGCAATCAAGcctttcggtttttttttatttatttaagttttttaagttttttaagtTGAGTGCATCCgagcactttttttttttttaagttgagTGCATCCGAGCACAATATATGTCAGCAGTGGAATGAAATTCCTCCGTGACTTGTTTATTCTTTTCCATTACTTTCACTTTAGCAACATATAAGAACATtatttggcaacattgtatccTAACTCTATAAACATGTTGTTAGACACATAGAATGTGTCTGTATTGAACTTACGtactaaatacaataaatacttatactaAAATACTAAAAGACTAAAAGTACTAATTCCCTAATAATACTAAATTGCTTTAACAACTTAAAACTGTCAGTGTGGCAACACTGCATAGGTGGCAACGCTACGCAATATACAGTTAGATTTGACTACATGTGCtctgcatatacatttttttttttttcccgtCGCAACGtggaaatcgaaaattttttaACAGAGGTAAGtcgcatttttgcaaaaattaatttcttaacatataactaattataaatatttctttttacagATTTATGTCGAAATTGCTATCAGATTTGATAATTGCGCTCAGAGGTCGCGCTTTTCTATGCGCCAGGCGCCGCCAGCCATGTACAGGCCGCCACACAGGCGCCGACGCATTCATTTGCTGATGCGCAATAAGCCTCGCATGGGCATTTGACCGCATCCGACGACGCCTCCGCTGGCTTATTGGATTGTGCTGCCACTTCTTATGGACACCACTATGCAGACAGGAGTCGCTGCATATAAAAGTGTCGTGCACATGGTGTGCATTTTGGATTCCATATGGGCCACGCTCAGTCGGCCAGTTTGGACTTCTTCGAGGCCGGAGCATGGCCATTGACCATTGCAGCTCCGTCTGCAGGGGCGCCCGCACGAGTTCCGCGTGTGCTGGGAGGCAGGTACGTGCTTTTTTCCTACATTGCGGAGTCCGTCTAAATtgcctttttcgtttttcaggTATGGCTGCTGTGAAAAACATCGGATATGGCCCAGCCACAGCCAGTGCCTCCTGGCCgatacgctgctgctgccactgccgcttgTCAGGCAGCAGCTCATCTTGGAGCGGCCCTTGCAGTCGCCTCCGAATTGACGCCATTTGGTAAGTGCATCTACGTTTTGCAGGCAGCATTAAATTCTCAACCTTTCGCTTTACAGGCGTCGATTGTCGTTGCTGCAAATCATGCTCGGTCATCGATGGCGGCCGTGATGGCCCAGGCTGCCCCCGCACAGGCACCAGCTGCATTTCCAGCTTCTCAGGGGGGCCAGGCTCCATCAGCTGCTGCGTCGTTGGACATCTGTCAACCAGGCGCTCCACAATGAGCCCAGGCAAATCCAGTGGCAACTGCACggaatttgtattgttttgccGCCGCTCAGGAAGCGAATcaggctgcagttgctgctgcatcgtTGGATGGACATAGTTATGCCACCGCGGAGAAAGCGGGCCGGGCTCAGTCTCAGGCTGCAACGAGGGATGTAGATCGTTTTGCCGCCGCAGGGAGAGCGGGCCAGGCTGTACTATATAGACCAGCGAGGGATATAAGTTATTTTGCCGCCGCATGGAGAGCGGGCCAGGCTGTACTGAGTGTACCAACGAGGGATTCAATTCAGCCTTCTTCTGCAGGTAAGTTGACAagaacaattcaaattcatcattatcaaaatcactatcattatcattgtttacattgttaGTATTAGTAGCATTTGTATTGttagtgctgctgccgcatagCCGTTGGCCatgctgcatttgcagctcaTTTGTATTCAGCTGCACTGACTCATTGTCTGCGAGCCGctgctgcatttcaatttgaatattatttcctGCAATAATGAGCGCTTCATCCATCTCCTGTCCCAGTGCCTGCTCCAACATATCAAGGCTGCGCTCTAGTTGCAATTCATCGGTATCTATAGCCGATTGTATTATGGCCCCTGGGGCCGGCTCTGCCGTCCGTATTAGTTcctgatgctgccgctgcaggtgTTCGTGCTGCAGCTCAGGTAGAATTAGCCATTGTATCTGTGGTGGCTGGTTGTCGATTAGCAGCATTAAGTTTTCGCGAGTTATTGTGCCCGCTTTAAGTTTGCGACGAAGCATGTTTATTGTGCATTCATCAAAGCGTTTTGGTGGCCCCATAGCTCGCCTCTGTTCCCACTCGGCAAGCATAGCGGCCCTCCTTTCAGCCTCTTGCTCATCTTCTtctagctgcagcagcgttgGCAACCTCTCCTCAGCTACCTCTCTCTGCTGTGttaactgctgctgccgtagTGGCGCCATGCATCTATCCAATTGCTCCGTGTACCTGGGCCTTAGTAGCCGCACTGGTATAAATGGCTCTAGTATCAGTTTCCGAGCTTCAATGTTCGGATGACAGCTTAGTGACTTCGCAAATCTATCGCTAGCCAACTGATATACTTCATCTACGCTTTTTATCCCATACGTATCCCTCAACGTCTGATTCCTTGTATACCAACTGGCATTCATGCATGCCCGCAAGATTTTATTCTGCATTGTTTCTATCCTTTTTATTTGCGAATTTGATACCAGTGCTCCCCATACAGGAAGCGCATATTGCCATATAGGTGCGATCAGCTGCTTATATACCACAGCCTTGCAATTTCTAGCTAGCCTACTATTTTTTCCCAGCAACCAGTCCAGCTTTTTGTGTACTCCACGCAGCCTTATGCAAAGCTGAGTTATGTGTATATTCAGTGTCAGTTTTCTATCCAATACTAAGCCCAAGTATCGGTGCCGCCCGTTATTTTCGATCGTTTGTCCATTTATCATTGGACACAGCCTTACTAGTGTTGCATCCAGCCTCCGCGTGCTAAACATTACATGCGCTGTTTTGCTACTATTTATCTTTATGCACCATTTCTCTGCCCAACGCATCAAAtgtattaagtatttttcatttagatTCACTGCCTCCAATATATTTTGGGATGCACACATAACTATTGTGTCATCAGCATATGTTGATAGCTGCATCTTATTGGGTTCGAACGATGCATATTCTTTCATTACAAGTCTAGGTAGTGGCATGTCTGaagaaaatattgtatatagtatagGCCCGAGCACACTGCCCTGGGGTACGCCTGCACACACTTTTCCAGGCCTTGACTTTATGCCGTCGTTgcattttacaataaatattcgCTCAGCCAAGTAGCTTTCCAGCACGTTGTACAGTGCAAGTGGtagcaattttattaattttactaataGCCCAGCGTGCCATACACGGTCAAACGCTTCGCTGATATCAATAAATACAGCCGAGCAATATTGTCGCTTCTCGTAagcattcaatatatattgagtcacacgggccagctgctgctcggtaCCATGGTCTTTTCTGAACCCAAATTGGTGGCTTGGTATAGCATTTGCAAACTCTTTGCATTCGAATAGCCTATTCAGCAGCAGTTTCTCAAACAATTTGAGAAACCTGCTAGTAGACTAATTGGTCTATATGACGATATCTCTCCTGTACTTTTACCAGGCTTTAATATCATACTGATCTCTGCACATTTCCATTGCCTAGGAAAAAACCCATACCTCAATATACAATTGAATATAAGTACTAAGTATATAACCGCCTTCTCAGGCAACGATTTAATAACCCTATTGTCAATATTGTCCATGCCAGGAGACTTATTTAACTCTAGCATATCTATCTCTAGCATAGTCTCGCTAACACTTATCGGACGAAATGGCAGAACGGACATACTATCTGTATTCTCTTCGAATTGCTCCAGCTTTTTTCGCTTTAGCTCTAATAGCTCATCTGCAATCAGGTTACGCACAACCTGTGTATTTGTCAGATTTGGTGTGAAGCGTTTTCTCCAAATGACATGCAAACGCTTCAGCCTTCTCCTCATTACTTCGTGTCCACGTTATATTGCCGTTCTCCTACAACTACTGCCACTAGCTATCTCTAACTTTAGCGGCCAATTTGGTTGCGGCTgccttttcaaattatttgttagcctccataattttttgcattttatagcgATCCTGAACATCAATCTGCTTCAATAACTCATTCATAGTATTCACTTTTGACAGACATAGCTCTTTCTTTTAGCCGATTTTGTACTTGTCTATACATTTTTTCTTGCATTCGGACAACGCAAAAGCATTAATTGCCTTTTATATACCTGCTTCATCTTTATCAGTCCTCGTAAGTGCCCATTAAGCCTATATTGTCCGCTATTCGTTCGTCGTACAGTTTATCCCTGCCCATGCCGTTGTTCTCGTATTgagtctgctgctgcctcatatatattcttatttagGATGTCAACAGCGTCCTCTATATCGGCGCCTGATCTTATTCTCAATGTTTAGCAATATGCGTCGATTTAAGTACTCTTGGAACTTTTTTATGTTCGCATTCACTGGCAGCAATATTTTACGATTTCCTTTCATCATATTAGCAACATTTAGCCCTTCTATGCCCATTTCAATATGAACAGGCAAGTGGTCCGAATCTAAGTCTGTCGTCGTATACGTTCTTAGTcgctttttttctgttttaggtGAGCAGGAGACCGGTTCGGATGAGACGAATGGGAAACGGGATCGAGGACACCGAGCACTCGCTCGCCATTCCTTCGGGGAGAGAATGAGTGAGaagtgagtgtgtgagagaTACCTTAGATAGATGAGTGTATAGTACGgggtgagcgtgtgtgtgagtacgGAGTAAGCGAGTCGTAGTGTGACGGCATTGTGGCGCCAACTCAATTTAAATCTAACTACTCTCATATCCATACCCCCTGTCACAACACACTGGTCTCACGCAGGACACCAAATATCAGAGATACCTCCCTCACAAACTCAGCTAGTCCATCCGCAATTCACACAGCCCCATACCGAACCTGACCCTACTCCAGAAGTTTATTGATATACTCTTAATTCTATACATTATAAATTTTCTGTGAGTTTGATTAAAAGttaatgtgtgtatatacatgtttAAAGGATtagtgttgtgtgtgtttgacaaaatataaatgcatgAATTTGCCAATTAATTCATAATCTTATATATGCAGATGACActtattgaaaaagttttatttaatgatTATCTTTTGTCTCTGACtattaaagttaatttaaatgtatagtAAGAGTACAATTGGAGTAATGTGCGGCGTcagcatgtatgtgtatgccaTTAGCCAGCATTATTGATAATAGCCGAGTGATTGACGTGAgagaaatttgtttaatggTGTTCAAAGGATTTTTCGTTATGATTTATCTGTGTTTGATGTACGAAATAAGGAGAatgttttcttgtttcttaTTGATGGAGAATTGGATTCGGCATATGAATatacagtgtgtgtgtgttcccgATTTTGCAAAGTGTGTCTGTATTGCCCGAGACAAAAGATGAATAGATGGCAACGGGACAGATCACGCTTGGGCCACTCCACAATTCACAACTGCGATTTTTCATGTCCGTCCTGTGTTGaatgtttaatgttttattttcccAGATTAAAAAATTCTCCCCATCCCTATGTTGGATCCACACATCAAGAGCAGATAAATAATATCGCATTTGATAAGAAGATTGATGTTGTTTTCGCCAAGTACTTCTCTCGCTTAGCACTGGCTGTTATCAGATGCAAATtggcataatttaaatatctgCGTTGCGGGAAGGGAATGAAAAAGAATATTGGGAAATAATAGCGAATTGGCAAATTCGTGTATGAGAGGAGGCAACAGTAAGCGCAttgtgtttgttattgttgctttctCGATatggctttgtgtgtgtgtgtatgatttgattgtgtgtgttttcttattgttGGCTGAATTAAGATGATAGTTGAAGCTGCTGGAGGTAGTCCGTGGTGAATAAGAGATTGCCCCCCCCTCCCCATAATGGCcgttttttg from Drosophila virilis strain 15010-1051.87 unplaced genomic scaffold, Dvir_AGI_RSII-ME tig00001999, whole genome shotgun sequence encodes the following:
- the LOC138911688 gene encoding nuclear transcription factor Y subunit beta-like → MLVQQQQQQQQQQRQQVVNQQQQQCNDDNTQRQRNVQQQRLPNNMQVNGTVQQKPPKQQQRQPESPIRQQASQQRSNPNTNPNTKSMTYSQVARGVGGVKIRNPASRHLEKLQEQLRMEQQQKRQQQQHPWQQQEHYRQIQQRHQEQRHPQQQQRNQNQQQRIQNQQQRFPSQQTQQQQQQPTRIVQVPTHNEQSQQQQQHQTPQIDCPLMRALERNANIVEEME